In a single window of the Halomicroarcula saliterrae genome:
- a CDS encoding nucleotide sugar dehydrogenase, which yields MTAARSEQAVYAGDRDGAALQAAFANGEIPVAVYGLGKMGLPLAAVLAEVTGNVVGVDIDESVVAAIERGESPVEGEPGLAELVAETSADRSLTATTRGARAASDAQVHVLIVPTLMEEAEPDLSMLRAAVDAVGEGLSPGDLVIVESTVPPTTTRDVVAPRLADRSGLDPDEFGVAFCPERTASGRALEDIRGAYPKVVGGVDAESERVAGLLYDELTSNEVIPAGDATTAECVKVFEGIYRDVNIALANELARVADPLSVDVTRAIEVANTQPFCEIHSPGPGVGGHCIPLYPRFLTTTVDTDLPLIETGRAVNDEMPSFVTDAVVDLLDEQGVPVEDADVLVLGVAYRAGVDETRKSPSRPVVSQLDALGARVWAADPAVDVAAVPELPAEPVAVANVEQTASTYDAVVVMTEHDAYSDLDYEAFGDAVAVDARGSLGELPLPTYTVGAGRS from the coding sequence GTGACCGCAGCACGATCTGAACAGGCCGTCTACGCCGGCGACCGCGACGGCGCCGCGCTGCAGGCGGCCTTCGCGAACGGGGAGATTCCGGTCGCCGTGTACGGTCTCGGGAAGATGGGGCTCCCGCTGGCAGCGGTGCTCGCGGAGGTGACCGGCAACGTCGTCGGCGTCGACATCGACGAGTCGGTCGTCGCGGCCATCGAACGCGGCGAGAGCCCGGTCGAGGGGGAGCCGGGGCTCGCGGAACTGGTCGCGGAGACGAGCGCGGACCGCTCGCTGACGGCGACGACGCGGGGCGCCCGGGCGGCCAGCGACGCGCAGGTCCACGTCCTCATCGTCCCCACGCTGATGGAAGAAGCGGAGCCGGACCTCTCGATGTTGCGGGCCGCCGTCGACGCCGTCGGCGAGGGGCTCTCCCCGGGGGACCTCGTCATCGTCGAGTCGACGGTGCCGCCGACCACGACCCGTGACGTCGTCGCGCCGCGGCTGGCCGACCGGAGCGGTCTCGACCCCGACGAGTTCGGCGTGGCCTTCTGTCCGGAGCGGACCGCCAGCGGCCGCGCGCTCGAAGACATCCGCGGAGCGTACCCGAAGGTCGTCGGCGGCGTCGACGCCGAGAGCGAGCGGGTCGCCGGGCTGTTGTACGACGAGCTGACCAGCAACGAGGTCATCCCCGCCGGCGACGCGACCACTGCGGAGTGCGTGAAGGTCTTCGAGGGTATCTACCGCGACGTGAACATCGCACTGGCCAACGAGCTGGCCCGGGTCGCGGACCCGCTCTCGGTCGATGTCACCCGTGCCATCGAGGTGGCCAACACCCAGCCGTTCTGTGAGATACACTCCCCCGGGCCGGGTGTCGGCGGTCACTGCATTCCGCTGTACCCGCGCTTCCTCACGACGACGGTCGACACCGACCTGCCCCTCATCGAGACCGGCAGGGCGGTCAACGACGAGATGCCGTCGTTCGTCACCGACGCCGTCGTCGACCTGCTCGACGAGCAGGGGGTGCCAGTCGAGGACGCCGACGTTCTGGTGCTTGGCGTCGCCTATCGAGCCGGCGTCGACGAGACGCGCAAGTCGCCGTCCAGGCCCGTCGTCTCGCAGCTCGACGCGCTGGGGGCGCGGGTCTGGGCGGCGGACCCGGCCGTCGATGTCGCCGCCGTTCCGGAGCTGCCGGCCGAACCCGTGGCAGTAGCCAACGTGGAACAAACCGCGTCCACGTACGACGCCGTGGTCGTGATGACCGAACACGACGCCTACAGCGACCTCGACTACGAGGCGTTCGGCGATGCTGTCGCCGTCGACGCGCGAGGGTCGCTCGGGGAACTCCCCCTCCCGACGTACACTGTCGGAGCCGGCCGCTCGTGA
- a CDS encoding DUF7344 domain-containing protein, whose translation MSTQDQSARTNAEQPTRTDSQDDVNDTTVQQEDVSDSESEELSLDLVFEILKNSRRREVIHYLREQEPGERVSLGELAEHVAAIENDTTTDALTSSQRKRVYVGLYQCHLPKMDDMGVVDFNQDRGHVALAEQSECLTEYLDRPTEDAGVDWYRYYGAISLVGLAIVGLSLGVGLASSAVFGLLGLVVGTFAFCSACHWVTESRDDD comes from the coding sequence ATGAGTACCCAGGACCAATCCGCACGTACCAACGCCGAACAACCGACCCGAACCGACAGTCAAGACGATGTGAACGATACGACAGTTCAACAGGAGGACGTATCCGATTCGGAGTCCGAGGAACTCTCGCTCGATCTGGTGTTCGAGATTCTCAAGAACAGCCGCCGCCGCGAGGTCATCCACTATCTCAGGGAGCAAGAGCCCGGTGAACGCGTCTCGCTCGGCGAGCTCGCCGAACACGTCGCGGCTATCGAGAACGACACGACGACGGACGCCCTGACGTCGAGCCAGCGCAAACGGGTGTACGTCGGCCTCTACCAGTGTCATCTCCCGAAGATGGACGATATGGGCGTCGTCGACTTCAACCAGGACCGGGGTCACGTAGCACTCGCCGAACAGTCGGAGTGCCTGACCGAGTATCTCGACCGCCCGACCGAGGATGCGGGCGTCGACTGGTACCGGTACTACGGCGCTATCTCCCTCGTGGGTCTCGCGATCGTCGGGCTCTCGCTCGGCGTCGGACTCGCATCGAGTGCGGTCTTCGGACTCCTGGGCCTCGTCGTCGGGACGTTCGCGTTCTGCTCGGCGTGCCACTGGGTCACGGAGTCACGGGACGACGACTAG
- a CDS encoding DUF7344 domain-containing protein yields the protein MTQAPVDTVYEVLSNSRRRFVLSALREHDEPVSMTTLAAGIGAQEAGVGPEAVSTGERKRIYVSLYQTHVPKLEAAGLAEYDASAGTVSQTAATTDIDEYLRTVQPSRRWGRLNGAVSVVAVSLFVGWTIDAPVLMTLSPTALLVGVVLTLLSVTVVQFADKRHRRNSRPPELRFR from the coding sequence ATGACACAGGCCCCTGTCGATACGGTGTACGAGGTTCTGAGCAACAGCCGACGACGGTTCGTGCTCTCGGCACTCCGGGAGCACGACGAGCCGGTCTCGATGACGACCCTCGCCGCCGGAATCGGCGCTCAGGAGGCCGGAGTCGGTCCCGAAGCGGTCAGCACCGGCGAGCGGAAACGGATTTATGTGTCATTGTACCAAACACACGTCCCCAAACTGGAGGCAGCGGGGTTGGCCGAGTACGACGCGAGCGCTGGCACGGTCAGCCAGACGGCTGCGACGACTGATATCGACGAGTACCTCCGGACGGTCCAGCCCTCGCGACGATGGGGCCGACTGAACGGGGCCGTGTCGGTGGTCGCTGTGTCACTGTTCGTGGGCTGGACCATCGACGCCCCGGTGCTGATGACGCTGTCGCCGACGGCGCTGCTTGTCGGTGTCGTCCTCACCTTGCTGTCAGTCACAGTCGTACAGTTCGCTGACAAACGGCACCGTCGGAACAGCCGACCACCGGAGCTCCGATTCCGATGA
- a CDS encoding DegT/DnrJ/EryC1/StrS family aminotransferase: protein MTDTQVDGPTMSIASPDVGREELHRIHDVLRSGQLSGGDEVDTFGAEFAEYCGVDYGVPTTNGTTALHAALAALDVGSGDTVLTTPFSFIATANAIRHVGARPLFADIDPETYNLDPDSVAGAIDDADGGIDAVLAVHLYGCPAPLAELRDIADRHDAALVEDCAQAHGATYRGDPVGSFGDAGCFSFYPTKNMTTGEGGMVVTDDEAVADRLGSFIDHGRSPDGGYDRVGHNFRMTDICAAIGRVQLSKLDDYVAARREHARQFDSAVTGTAIDTPVEPDHCEHAYHQYTVRCDDRAALQSHLESYGVDSAVYYPTPIHRQPAYDDVDAALPVAERAASEVLSIPVHPDLSPRDVRAISLALTEYPA from the coding sequence ATGACTGACACACAGGTGGACGGGCCAACCATGTCGATCGCGTCGCCGGACGTAGGCCGGGAGGAACTCCACCGCATCCACGACGTTCTCCGCTCCGGTCAACTCAGCGGTGGCGACGAGGTCGACACCTTCGGCGCCGAGTTCGCGGAGTACTGTGGCGTCGACTACGGTGTTCCGACCACGAACGGGACGACGGCCCTCCACGCGGCGCTGGCCGCGCTGGACGTCGGTAGCGGGGACACGGTTCTGACGACGCCGTTCTCGTTTATCGCGACGGCCAACGCTATCAGACACGTCGGTGCGCGGCCGCTGTTTGCGGACATCGACCCGGAGACGTACAACCTGGACCCCGACAGTGTGGCTGGGGCTATCGACGACGCCGACGGCGGTATCGACGCCGTACTCGCCGTCCACCTCTATGGCTGTCCCGCCCCGCTGGCCGAGCTACGGGACATCGCGGACCGTCACGACGCGGCCCTCGTCGAGGACTGCGCGCAGGCCCACGGCGCGACCTACCGGGGCGACCCGGTGGGCAGCTTCGGGGACGCCGGCTGTTTCAGCTTCTACCCCACGAAGAACATGACCACGGGCGAAGGCGGCATGGTCGTCACGGACGACGAAGCCGTCGCGGACCGGCTCGGGAGCTTCATCGACCACGGGCGGAGCCCCGACGGCGGGTACGACCGCGTCGGCCACAACTTCCGCATGACCGATATCTGTGCGGCCATCGGTCGCGTCCAGCTCTCGAAACTCGACGACTACGTCGCCGCCAGGCGCGAGCACGCGAGACAGTTCGACAGCGCGGTCACCGGGACCGCCATCGACACGCCGGTCGAGCCCGACCACTGTGAGCACGCCTACCACCAGTACACGGTCCGGTGTGACGACCGCGCAGCGCTGCAGTCCCATCTGGAGAGCTACGGCGTCGATTCTGCGGTGTACTACCCGACGCCGATACACCGACAGCCGGCCTACGACGACGTGGACGCCGCGCTTCCGGTCGCCGAACGCGCCGCGTCAGAGGTCCTCTCTATACCGGTCCATCCCGACCTCTCGCCGCGGGACGTCCGGGCAATCTCGCTCGCACTCACGGAGTATCCAGCATGA
- a CDS encoding ArsR/SmtB family transcription factor codes for MSEPDPWDDISYVISSRYRIATLRRLSDGPATPSLIADETDLSIAHVSRALQELRDADLVTLLVSENRRKGRVYGITDEGLEVWETIEAENML; via the coding sequence ATGAGCGAACCCGACCCGTGGGACGACATCAGCTACGTCATCAGCTCCCGCTACCGCATCGCGACGCTCCGCAGACTCTCGGACGGCCCCGCGACGCCGTCGCTCATCGCGGACGAGACGGACCTCAGTATCGCCCACGTCTCGCGGGCGCTACAGGAGCTCCGCGACGCCGACCTCGTGACGCTGCTCGTCTCCGAGAACCGCCGCAAAGGGCGGGTGTACGGTATCACGGACGAGGGCCTCGAAGTGTGGGAGACCATCGAGGCCGAGAACATGCTGTGA
- a CDS encoding Gfo/Idh/MocA family oxidoreductase: protein MTEPLSAGVVGVGSMGTHHARVYNELQGVELAGIADADQEAARQVAAEYGTAVYELETLLDRVDMVSIAVPTRFHYDVASRAIDAGVSLLVEKPFVDDPEKGHELIDRARSAGVTLQVGHIERFNPVVDVLKDVLAGVEPIAASARRLGPPVSRDVNDDVVMDLMIHDIDIACALFGGEVAGVTAIGACEGDYTDAQIAFDGGTLCSLTASRVTQERIRDLSVTARECHVNVDFMDQSVRIYRHSDPSYHTEDGDVRYSQESIIERPAVESDEPLKRELRSFVDCVRDGTTPRTTGADGLHAMLLADEISEIADSRTLAQEEVSVSDRSTI, encoded by the coding sequence ATGACCGAGCCGCTGTCTGCCGGCGTCGTCGGGGTGGGGAGTATGGGAACACACCACGCGCGGGTGTACAACGAGCTCCAGGGCGTGGAACTGGCGGGCATCGCCGACGCCGACCAGGAGGCGGCGAGGCAGGTCGCGGCGGAGTACGGGACCGCGGTGTACGAGCTCGAAACGCTGCTCGACCGCGTCGACATGGTCTCTATCGCCGTCCCGACGCGCTTTCACTACGACGTGGCGTCCCGCGCCATCGACGCCGGCGTCTCCCTCCTCGTCGAGAAGCCCTTCGTCGACGACCCGGAGAAGGGCCACGAACTCATCGACCGGGCCCGGTCGGCCGGCGTGACTCTCCAGGTGGGTCACATCGAGCGGTTCAACCCCGTCGTCGACGTGCTCAAAGACGTGCTCGCCGGCGTCGAGCCGATCGCGGCCTCGGCCCGTCGGCTGGGGCCGCCGGTCTCCCGGGACGTGAACGACGACGTGGTGATGGACCTGATGATTCACGACATCGACATCGCCTGTGCGCTCTTCGGCGGGGAGGTGGCCGGCGTCACCGCCATCGGCGCCTGCGAGGGCGACTACACGGACGCACAGATAGCGTTCGACGGCGGGACGCTCTGCTCGCTGACGGCGAGTCGGGTGACACAGGAGCGCATCCGGGACCTCTCGGTCACGGCGAGAGAGTGTCACGTCAACGTCGACTTCATGGACCAGTCCGTCCGCATCTACCGGCATTCGGACCCCTCGTATCACACCGAGGACGGCGACGTACGCTACAGTCAGGAGAGCATCATCGAGCGCCCCGCCGTCGAGAGCGACGAGCCGCTCAAACGCGAGCTGCGTTCGTTCGTCGACTGCGTACGCGACGGGACGACCCCGCGGACCACCGGAGCCGACGGGCTCCACGCGATGTTGCTCGCCGACGAGATAAGCGAGATAGCCGACTCGCGGACCCTCGCACAGGAGGAGGTGAGCGTCAGTGACCGCAGCACGATCTGA